Proteins from one Ramlibacter sp. PS4R-6 genomic window:
- a CDS encoding glycosyltransferase family 4 protein, producing the protein MKVAIATLGRFHVLDLARELDREGFDVAFHSYVPRRRAMRFGLPARCHRSLLRYVAPLVAAQRFAPRLFAAVQERAMARAVDAAVSATLAPCDVFVCMSGAYLRAARVAKERFGAQVWIERGSRHILSQKEILEELGAQPPTQFVIERELAAYELADRIVVPSRHVVESFTERAPHLAGKLFVNPYGVDLDAFPQTARPRHEGPCTVLFVGGWSKRKGVDLLVQAVRQLDGVRLLHVGSIVDVPFPAGDQRFVHRDAVPQWELAKHYAQADVFALASREEGLAMVQAQALASGLPLVCTERAGGGDLAFSPALAARTFVARAGNAAAFARGLEAAVRLVRDGLPPLVGGDREQLSWGAYGRRYAAELRRTAGDFRA; encoded by the coding sequence GTGAAGGTCGCCATCGCCACGCTCGGGCGGTTCCATGTGCTCGACCTCGCCCGGGAGCTGGACCGCGAGGGGTTCGACGTGGCGTTCCACTCGTATGTACCGCGCCGGCGCGCGATGCGATTCGGCCTGCCCGCGCGGTGCCATCGTTCCTTGCTGCGGTATGTGGCGCCGCTCGTGGCCGCGCAGCGATTCGCGCCGCGTTTGTTTGCCGCTGTGCAGGAAAGGGCCATGGCCCGCGCGGTGGATGCCGCCGTGAGCGCGACCCTCGCTCCGTGCGATGTGTTCGTCTGCATGTCCGGCGCCTATTTGCGCGCGGCGCGGGTAGCAAAGGAACGCTTCGGCGCGCAGGTGTGGATCGAGCGCGGCAGCCGCCACATCCTGTCGCAGAAGGAGATTCTGGAAGAACTCGGTGCGCAGCCCCCCACGCAATTCGTCATCGAACGCGAGCTGGCTGCCTATGAACTGGCCGACCGCATCGTCGTGCCCTCGCGTCATGTCGTGGAGAGTTTCACCGAGCGCGCGCCGCACCTGGCGGGCAAGCTCTTCGTGAACCCCTATGGAGTGGACCTCGACGCATTTCCCCAGACCGCCCGCCCGCGGCACGAAGGCCCCTGCACGGTGTTGTTCGTCGGCGGATGGAGCAAGCGCAAGGGCGTGGACTTGCTCGTGCAAGCCGTCCGGCAGTTGGACGGCGTGCGCTTGTTGCATGTGGGCAGCATCGTGGACGTCCCCTTTCCCGCGGGCGACCAACGCTTCGTCCACCGTGACGCGGTGCCCCAGTGGGAACTGGCGAAGCACTATGCGCAAGCCGACGTCTTCGCGCTCGCCTCGCGTGAAGAGGGGCTGGCCATGGTGCAGGCCCAGGCGCTCGCGAGCGGATTGCCGCTTGTTTGCACGGAACGCGCCGGCGGGGGCGACCTTGCATTTTCACCGGCGCTCGCCGCTCGCACCTTCGTCGCACGCGCCGGGAATGCAGCCGCCTTTGCTAGGGGGCTGGAAGCCGCCGTGCGCCTGGTGCGCGACGGCCTCCCGCCCCTGGTTGGCGGGGACCGCGAGCAGCTGTCCTGGGGCGCCTATGGACGGCGCTACGCCGCCGAGTTGCGGCGGACGGCGGGAGACTTCCGTGCGTAG
- the pssD gene encoding PssD/Cps14F family polysaccharide biosynthesis glycosyltransferase, translating to MTKVCIVSSCGGHLTEVRCLLAAYGDLPFFYVLNDKALLPADMQGRTWFIAHSERDWKFFLNLWEAFRILWRERPTAILSTGAGPAVPFALVGRLFFGTRVVFIETITRTHAPSATGRIMYRLAHHFFYQWESLRPFFPRGTYAGPLL from the coding sequence ATGACGAAGGTCTGCATCGTTTCGTCGTGCGGCGGGCACCTCACCGAAGTGCGTTGCCTCCTGGCGGCCTATGGCGACCTGCCGTTCTTCTACGTGTTGAACGACAAGGCCCTTCTGCCCGCGGACATGCAGGGCCGGACGTGGTTCATCGCCCACTCGGAGCGCGACTGGAAGTTCTTCCTGAACCTGTGGGAGGCCTTCCGCATCCTGTGGCGCGAGCGTCCCACCGCCATCCTCAGCACGGGCGCGGGTCCGGCCGTGCCCTTCGCGCTGGTCGGGCGCCTTTTCTTCGGCACGCGCGTGGTGTTCATCGAGACCATCACGCGCACCCACGCCCCTTCGGCCACGGGCCGCATCATGTACCGCCTGGCGCACCACTTCTTCTACCAGTGGGAGTCGCTGCGCCCCTTCTTCCCGCGCGGCACGTACGCCGGCCCGCTCCTATGA
- a CDS encoding glycosyltransferase encodes MRSVLFAADSLDVSKGGPSQNVALLAAALSRQGTRVAVVSFRPGNFHGALAHAGVATFMGSGGPAQAFFDSVLERFRPEVVHDNGIWLPANHAVAGATAVRGIARIVSPRGMLEAWAMQAGKFKKRLAWALYQRRDLRGAACLVATSPQEAASIAGWLPGARVAVVPNGWSAPEAAPAHRPSGSPRRALFFSRIHPKKGVELLLRAWAQVRPAHWRLEIVGPGEVAYVRSLEAAAASLGIDDSVAFGAPEYDEHAKNLAIGSADLVVLPSFSENFGSIIVEALGLGVPVITTTATPWDELPKRRAGWWVEPTQDALAAALREAVALDDVERAAMGRRGSEWVRSDFSWKSVAERMMLVYEEVLGRSR; translated from the coding sequence GTGCGTAGCGTGCTGTTCGCGGCAGACTCACTGGACGTCAGCAAGGGCGGGCCGTCGCAAAACGTCGCCCTTCTCGCGGCCGCTCTCTCGCGGCAAGGCACGCGTGTCGCCGTCGTCTCCTTCAGGCCCGGCAATTTCCATGGGGCCCTGGCGCACGCCGGCGTCGCGACCTTTATGGGCAGCGGCGGCCCTGCGCAAGCCTTCTTCGATTCCGTGCTGGAACGATTTCGACCCGAGGTCGTGCATGACAACGGCATCTGGCTACCCGCCAACCATGCAGTCGCCGGCGCAACGGCCGTGCGCGGGATTGCGCGCATCGTGAGCCCCCGCGGCATGCTGGAGGCTTGGGCCATGCAGGCGGGCAAATTCAAGAAGCGGCTGGCCTGGGCGCTGTACCAGCGGCGGGACTTGCGCGGCGCCGCGTGCCTCGTTGCGACGTCGCCGCAGGAAGCAGCCAGCATCGCCGGGTGGCTGCCCGGCGCGCGCGTGGCCGTCGTGCCCAATGGATGGTCGGCCCCGGAAGCGGCCCCGGCCCACCGGCCGTCCGGTTCGCCGCGCAGAGCTCTGTTCTTCTCGCGCATCCACCCCAAGAAGGGCGTCGAACTGTTGCTCCGCGCATGGGCGCAGGTTCGGCCCGCCCACTGGCGGCTCGAGATCGTCGGGCCCGGGGAGGTCGCGTACGTCCGGTCGCTGGAAGCCGCCGCCGCCAGTCTCGGGATCGACGACTCGGTCGCCTTCGGCGCCCCCGAGTACGACGAGCACGCCAAGAATTTGGCAATTGGTTCCGCGGACCTCGTCGTCCTCCCGAGCTTTTCGGAAAACTTCGGTTCCATAATCGTGGAGGCGCTGGGCCTCGGCGTGCCCGTCATCACCACGACGGCGACGCCCTGGGACGAATTGCCGAAGCGCCGCGCGGGCTGGTGGGTGGAGCCGACGCAGGATGCACTCGCCGCGGCGTTGCGCGAAGCGGTGGCGCTTGACGATGTCGAACGTGCGGCCATGGGGCGGCGCGGCAGCGAATGGGTCCGGTCGGACTTCAGCTGGAAGTCGGTGGCCGAAAGAATGATGCTTGTCTACGAAGAGGTCCTGGGGCGGTCGCGATGA
- a CDS encoding carbamoyltransferase family protein, which yields MTLVLGINAFHGDSSACLLRDGEMVAAAEEERFRRIKHWAGFPAEAVRYCLHEAGATLSQLDHVAINQDPRANLGRKLAYTLAHRPSPALIWERLKNRRRRAGVPEHLAAAFPGESFKGRVHSIEHHRAHMASAFLVSPFEEAVVVSVDGFGDFASAAWGVGRGAQVVVAGRVLFPHSLGIFYQALTQFIGFPNYGDEYKVMGLAPYGEPAYLDDMRRIVKLLPGGEFRLDLDCFVHHRQRISFEMEGASPAFPNLFSPRLAELLGPARAPGEPLTQRHKDLARSTQAMYEEAFFHLLNRLHERYRLDSVAVAGGCGMNSVANGKITLRTPFKRVYVQSAAGDAGGAIGAAYAAWHRLGGARGAPHAHAYWGPGYTREEIARVLQESSAQIRESGCTVTHMADEAQLLGDTASAIARGEVVGWFQGRMEWGPRALGNRSILGDPRRADMKDILNLKIKRRESFRPFAPSVLREAVPEWFELDGDVPFMMQVYPIRADKRERIPAVTHVDGSGRLQTVSADTNARYHRLISTFRELTGVPMVLNTSFNENEPVVCTPAQALDCFLRTKMDVLVLGDHVVRRAA from the coding sequence ATGACCCTCGTCCTCGGGATCAACGCCTTCCACGGCGATTCGTCGGCCTGCCTCCTGCGCGACGGCGAGATGGTGGCGGCCGCCGAGGAAGAGCGGTTTCGCCGCATCAAGCACTGGGCCGGGTTCCCTGCGGAAGCGGTGCGCTACTGCCTGCATGAAGCGGGCGCCACGCTGTCGCAGCTGGACCACGTCGCGATCAACCAGGACCCGCGCGCCAACCTCGGGCGCAAGCTCGCGTACACACTCGCCCACCGGCCCAGTCCCGCGCTCATCTGGGAGCGCCTGAAGAACCGGCGGCGCCGCGCCGGCGTGCCCGAGCACCTCGCGGCCGCGTTCCCGGGCGAGTCGTTCAAGGGCCGGGTGCATTCCATCGAGCACCACCGGGCCCACATGGCTTCGGCCTTCCTCGTCTCGCCTTTCGAGGAGGCCGTGGTCGTGTCGGTCGACGGCTTCGGGGACTTCGCCAGCGCCGCGTGGGGCGTCGGGCGCGGCGCGCAGGTGGTTGTCGCGGGCCGCGTGCTGTTCCCGCATTCCCTGGGCATCTTCTACCAGGCGCTCACGCAGTTCATCGGCTTTCCGAACTATGGCGACGAGTACAAGGTGATGGGGCTCGCGCCGTATGGCGAGCCCGCCTACCTCGATGACATGCGCCGCATCGTGAAGCTGCTGCCCGGCGGCGAGTTCCGGCTCGACCTGGACTGTTTCGTGCACCACCGGCAACGCATCAGTTTCGAGATGGAGGGCGCGAGCCCCGCCTTCCCGAACCTCTTCTCGCCGCGCCTGGCCGAACTGCTCGGGCCGGCGCGCGCGCCGGGCGAGCCGCTGACCCAACGCCACAAGGACCTCGCACGTTCCACGCAGGCGATGTACGAGGAGGCGTTCTTCCACCTCCTCAACCGCCTGCATGAACGCTACCGGCTGGACTCGGTGGCCGTCGCCGGGGGGTGCGGGATGAACTCAGTGGCCAACGGCAAGATTACATTGCGCACGCCGTTCAAGCGCGTGTACGTCCAGTCCGCCGCCGGCGACGCCGGCGGCGCGATCGGTGCGGCCTACGCCGCGTGGCACCGCCTCGGGGGCGCGCGCGGTGCGCCGCACGCCCACGCCTACTGGGGCCCGGGCTACACGCGCGAGGAAATCGCGCGTGTCCTGCAGGAGTCCTCGGCGCAGATTCGCGAGTCGGGATGCACGGTCACCCACATGGCCGATGAGGCGCAGCTGCTCGGCGATACAGCTTCGGCCATCGCGCGCGGCGAGGTCGTGGGGTGGTTCCAGGGCCGCATGGAGTGGGGTCCGCGCGCGCTGGGCAACCGCTCCATCCTCGGCGACCCCCGGCGCGCCGACATGAAGGACATCCTGAACCTGAAGATCAAGCGGCGCGAGTCGTTCCGCCCCTTTGCCCCGTCGGTGCTGCGCGAAGCGGTGCCCGAATGGTTCGAGCTCGATGGCGACGTCCCCTTCATGATGCAGGTCTACCCGATCCGGGCGGACAAGCGCGAACGCATTCCCGCCGTCACGCACGTGGACGGCTCCGGCCGGCTGCAGACCGTCAGCGCCGACACGAACGCCCGCTACCACCGGCTGATCTCGACGTTTCGCGAACTCACGGGGGTGCCGATGGTGCTCAACACGTCTTTCAACGAGAACGAGCCCGTGGTCTGCACGCCCGCGCAGGCGCTGGACTGCTTCCTGCGCACGAAGATGGACGTGCTCGTGCTGGGCGACCACGTGGTGCGCAGGGCGGCATGA
- a CDS encoding glycosyltransferase translates to MSTFVAVGNATQPFLRLLDAVEAIRTQLPQPVFVQFGAAAAAARYAGRGAAFVDMESFERHVRGSQVLILHAGAGSVIHAIRAGKVPVVVPRRAALGEHVDDHQLEFAAELEKSGKALVAHDAESILAAMPRALQLQADASAQAATAPPLIALVRDALRAGTTTR, encoded by the coding sequence ATGAGCACCTTCGTCGCGGTCGGCAACGCCACGCAGCCCTTTCTCCGCCTGCTCGACGCGGTGGAAGCCATCCGCACGCAGCTGCCGCAACCAGTCTTCGTGCAGTTCGGCGCGGCCGCGGCAGCCGCCCGCTACGCCGGCCGCGGCGCCGCCTTCGTCGACATGGAATCTTTCGAGCGGCATGTGCGCGGCTCGCAGGTGTTGATCCTCCATGCGGGGGCCGGCTCGGTGATCCACGCCATCCGCGCCGGCAAGGTGCCCGTGGTGGTGCCGCGGCGCGCGGCGCTGGGCGAACACGTCGATGACCACCAGCTGGAATTCGCCGCCGAACTGGAGAAATCCGGCAAGGCGCTGGTCGCCCACGACGCCGAATCCATCCTCGCGGCCATGCCCCGCGCGCTGCAGTTGCAGGCGGACGCTTCCGCGCAAGCCGCGACGGCGCCACCTCTGATCGCGCTCGTGCGCGATGCGCTCAGGGCAGGGACGACGACGCGATGA